One Bacillus sp. FJAT-52991 genomic region harbors:
- a CDS encoding aspartyl-phosphate phosphatase Spo0E family protein: protein MILLDKDILTEIENCRNEMILLAMETSFSNTKVLEISTKLDQLLNEYELNK, encoded by the coding sequence ATGATTCTATTAGATAAGGATATTTTAACTGAAATTGAAAATTGCCGAAATGAGATGATCTTATTAGCTATGGAAACATCTTTTTCAAATACAAAAGTACTTGAAATTAGCACAAAGCTAGATCAATTATTAAATGAATATGAACTAAATAAATAA
- the glmS gene encoding glutamine--fructose-6-phosphate transaminase (isomerizing): protein MCGIVGYIGLNDAKEILLKGLEKLEYRGYDSAGIAVRNEEGVHVFKEKGRIADLRKIVDLSVTATTGIGHTRWATHGAPSQLNAHPHQSVSGRFTLVHNGVIENYEQLKKEYLLDVALQSDTDTEVIVQLVQIFSNEGLETEEAFRKTLNLLKGSYALALLDREAEETIFVAKNKSPLLVGLGEDFNVVASDAMAMLQVTDQFVELMDKEVVIVTKEQVTIKKLDGEVVERAPYTAELDASDIEKGTYAHYMMKEIDEQPLVMRKIIQAYQSDQGELTVDEEILAALNEADRLYVIACGTSYHAGLLGKQYLEKMAKIPTEVHVASEFVYNMPLLSANPLFIFISQSGETADSRAVLVKIKELGYKALTMTNVPGSTLSREADHTLLLHAGPEIAVASTKAYTAQVAVLAILANAAAQSRGGNLELNLVKELGIAANAMEVLCDTKDEFEQITRDYLSTTRNCFFIGRSIDFFVGLEGALKLKEISYIQAEGFAGGELKHGTIALIEDGTPVIALATQESVNLSIRGNVKEVAARGANPCIISMKGLEAEDDRFVIPEVHELLTPLVSIIPLQLIAYYAALHRDCDVDKPRNLAKSVTVE, encoded by the coding sequence ATGTGCGGAATCGTTGGATACATCGGATTAAACGATGCGAAAGAAATTTTATTAAAAGGTTTAGAAAAGCTTGAGTACCGTGGCTATGACTCAGCAGGAATTGCCGTAAGAAATGAAGAAGGCGTCCATGTCTTCAAAGAAAAAGGTCGAATTGCGGATTTACGAAAAATCGTGGATCTAAGTGTTACAGCCACAACAGGAATTGGACATACTCGCTGGGCAACGCACGGAGCGCCAAGCCAGCTAAATGCCCATCCTCATCAAAGCGTATCTGGCCGTTTTACTCTTGTTCATAACGGTGTGATCGAAAACTATGAACAATTGAAAAAGGAATACTTACTAGATGTTGCACTACAAAGTGATACGGATACAGAAGTGATTGTGCAGCTAGTACAAATCTTCTCAAACGAAGGCTTAGAAACAGAAGAAGCTTTCCGCAAAACATTAAATCTATTAAAAGGTTCTTACGCTTTAGCCCTTTTAGATCGTGAAGCGGAAGAAACGATCTTTGTGGCAAAGAATAAAAGCCCGCTTCTTGTGGGACTTGGTGAAGACTTTAATGTGGTTGCTTCTGATGCGATGGCGATGCTTCAAGTGACGGATCAATTTGTGGAACTCATGGATAAAGAAGTGGTCATCGTGACAAAAGAGCAAGTAACGATTAAAAAGCTTGATGGCGAAGTAGTAGAGCGCGCGCCTTACACAGCTGAATTAGATGCCAGTGATATTGAAAAAGGCACATACGCTCACTACATGATGAAAGAAATCGATGAGCAGCCGCTTGTGATGAGAAAAATCATTCAAGCATACCAAAGCGACCAAGGTGAGCTAACAGTCGATGAAGAGATCCTTGCTGCGTTAAACGAAGCAGATCGCCTGTATGTTATTGCTTGCGGAACAAGCTACCATGCCGGTCTTCTCGGTAAACAATACCTTGAAAAAATGGCGAAGATTCCAACAGAGGTACATGTAGCGAGTGAATTTGTTTACAATATGCCATTGTTATCTGCAAACCCATTATTTATTTTCATCTCACAAAGTGGTGAAACAGCGGATAGCCGTGCCGTATTAGTAAAAATTAAAGAACTAGGCTATAAAGCGTTAACGATGACAAACGTACCTGGATCTACACTATCTCGTGAAGCAGATCACACTTTATTGCTTCATGCAGGCCCAGAAATCGCTGTTGCCTCAACAAAGGCCTATACAGCTCAAGTCGCTGTACTCGCGATCCTAGCCAACGCAGCGGCCCAATCACGCGGTGGGAACTTAGAACTTAACCTTGTCAAAGAACTAGGCATAGCAGCAAACGCAATGGAAGTACTATGCGATACGAAAGACGAATTCGAACAAATCACACGTGACTACTTATCAACAACACGCAACTGCTTCTTCATCGGCCGCTCCATCGACTTTTTCGTTGGCCTAGAAGGCGCATTAAAACTAAAAGAAATCTCTTATATCCAAGCGGAAGGATTCGCTGGCGGAGAACTAAAGCACGGTACCATCGCCCTTATCGAAGACGGCACACCTGTTATCGCTTTAGCGACACAAGAAAGCGTCAACTTAAGCATTCGCGGAAACGTTAAAGAAGTAGCGGCTCGCGGTGCCAACCCATGCATCATCTCAATGAAAGGCCTAGAAGCCGAAGACGATCGCTTCGTCATCCCAGAAGTGCATGAGCTACTCACACCGCTCGTTTCGATCATTCCGTTGCAGTTAATTGCTTACTACGCGGCATTGCATCGCGACTGTGATGTCGATAAGCCACGGAATTTGGCGAAGAGTGTTACGGTGGAGTAA
- a CDS encoding anti-sigma factor, with translation MTSCPKQIVQFMHRYLDGELDAEQQKELKKYLDDCPDCNQHFMELKRTIALVQSASHIKAPEGFTERVLFALPKEGKSIGVKRWFQQHPFFTAASLFLALMTGGFFSMWQQDTDNFAFTKHDQLKVENHTVIVPEGETIQGDLVVENGDIRIEGEVEGNVTVINGDKYMASAGKVSGEIEEIDEVFGWIWYKMKKTVAVIFN, from the coding sequence ATGACTTCTTGTCCAAAACAAATTGTACAATTTATGCATAGATACCTAGATGGGGAGCTTGATGCCGAACAACAGAAAGAATTAAAGAAGTATTTAGATGATTGTCCCGACTGCAACCAACATTTTATGGAATTGAAAAGAACGATAGCCCTTGTTCAAAGTGCTTCTCATATTAAGGCACCAGAGGGGTTTACTGAACGAGTGCTTTTCGCCTTACCGAAAGAAGGAAAATCGATTGGAGTGAAACGTTGGTTTCAACAGCATCCGTTTTTTACAGCAGCTTCCCTATTTCTTGCACTAATGACAGGCGGATTCTTCTCGATGTGGCAACAGGACACAGACAATTTCGCTTTTACGAAGCATGATCAGTTAAAAGTAGAAAATCATACGGTCATTGTTCCAGAAGGAGAGACAATCCAAGGAGATCTTGTTGTGGAAAATGGGGACATCCGAATAGAAGGAGAAGTGGAAGGAAACGTCACGGTGATTAATGGTGATAAATATATGGCATCCGCTGGAAAAGTTTCAGGAGAAATCGAAGAAATAGATGAAGTGTTCGGGTGGATATGGTACAAAATGAAGAAAACTGTAGCTGTGATATTTAATTAA
- the glmM gene encoding phosphoglucosamine mutase: MGKYFGTDGVRGVANTELTSELAFKLGRFGGYVLTKNAERPKILVGRDTRISGHMLECALVAGLLSIGAEVMRLGVISTPGVAYLTKAMDAQAGVMISASHNPVADNGIKFFGCDGFKLTDEQEAEIEALLDKTEDTLPRPTGGDLGQLNDYFEGGQKYIQYLKQTVDEDFSNIHIALDCAHGATSSLATHLFADLEADLSTMGTSPNGLNINDGVGSTHPEALATFVKEKGANIGLSFDGDGDRLIAIDEKGNVVDGDQIMFICAKYLNTEGQLKDSVVVSTVMSNLGFYKGLEELGIDSIQTAVGDRYVVEAMRKNDYNLGGEQSGHIIFLDYNTTGDGLLTGLQLVNIMNMTKKPLSELAAEMKKYPQILVNVRVSDKHKVTENEKVKATIEAVEAEMNGNGRVLVRPSGTEPLVRVMVEAVTEEQCAAYVERIAVVVREEMGLNE; encoded by the coding sequence ATGGGTAAGTATTTTGGCACAGATGGAGTCAGAGGAGTAGCGAATACTGAATTAACTTCAGAGCTGGCGTTTAAGCTAGGAAGATTTGGTGGATACGTATTAACAAAGAACGCAGAACGTCCAAAAATTTTGGTAGGAAGAGATACTCGTATTTCTGGACATATGCTTGAATGTGCGCTTGTTGCCGGCCTTTTATCTATCGGGGCAGAAGTAATGAGACTTGGCGTCATTTCTACTCCAGGTGTTGCCTATTTAACAAAAGCAATGGATGCACAGGCAGGAGTGATGATCTCTGCTTCTCATAATCCAGTTGCGGATAACGGCATTAAGTTTTTTGGATGCGACGGCTTTAAGCTTACGGATGAGCAAGAAGCAGAAATTGAAGCACTACTTGATAAAACAGAGGATACGTTGCCGCGTCCAACAGGTGGAGACCTTGGTCAACTAAACGACTATTTTGAAGGTGGCCAAAAGTATATTCAGTACTTGAAGCAAACAGTGGATGAAGATTTCTCTAATATCCATATTGCACTAGATTGCGCACACGGAGCGACTTCTTCTTTGGCGACGCATTTGTTTGCGGATCTTGAAGCAGATCTTTCCACAATGGGAACCTCTCCAAATGGACTCAATATTAACGATGGCGTCGGTTCTACGCACCCAGAAGCATTAGCTACTTTCGTAAAAGAAAAAGGCGCGAACATTGGTTTATCTTTTGACGGCGACGGCGATCGTTTAATTGCTATCGACGAAAAAGGAAATGTAGTAGATGGCGACCAAATTATGTTCATTTGTGCGAAATACTTGAACACAGAAGGTCAATTGAAGGATTCTGTCGTTGTTTCAACAGTAATGAGCAACCTTGGTTTCTATAAAGGACTTGAAGAATTAGGAATTGATAGTATACAAACAGCCGTTGGTGACCGTTATGTCGTGGAAGCGATGAGAAAGAATGATTATAATCTTGGAGGAGAGCAGTCCGGCCATATTATCTTCCTTGATTACAACACAACAGGAGACGGTTTATTAACAGGTCTTCAGCTTGTCAATATTATGAACATGACGAAAAAACCGTTATCTGAGCTTGCGGCAGAAATGAAAAAGTATCCGCAAATTTTAGTGAACGTGCGTGTATCAGATAAACATAAAGTAACAGAAAATGAAAAAGTAAAAGCAACCATTGAAGCGGTAGAAGCAGAAATGAACGGCAATGGTCGCGTATTAGTTCGTCCATCAGGAACAGAGCCACTTGTTCGTGTCATGGTGGAAGCAGTCACAGAAGAACAGTGCGCCGCATACGTGGAACGCATTGCTGTAGTTGTAAGGGAAGAAATGGGTTTAAACGAGTAA
- a CDS encoding YbbR-like domain-containing protein — protein MDNFVDSPWFMRVVAFLLAVLLYTSVNFNDFELKKKVDRSAQESTEIITDVPVQAYYDNENLFVSGVPKKVQVKIAGPKSIVQSTKQSKDFELFIDLTDLSIGEHVVQIKHKNFSDKLDVTIQPEKVNVTIEEKVSDYFIVDPEFNDNMLAEGYQVEDLSVDPRRVKITGSKEAINEIVYVKATLDVKEKVGKETTGTAKIRVLDNELNKLDVKVEPETVQVSISVKNPSKKIKLNVFPKGTPPKGVTITAIEPETDELTIYGKESILDEMEELMVPIDVSDVTKDTTIKVPIELGDGLNFASPQLVKVKVSVEGSPETKPADESKEE, from the coding sequence ATGGATAATTTTGTAGATAGCCCGTGGTTTATGCGGGTGGTGGCTTTCTTGCTGGCGGTTCTATTATACACATCGGTCAACTTTAATGATTTTGAATTAAAGAAGAAGGTGGACAGGTCTGCTCAGGAAAGCACAGAAATCATTACTGATGTACCTGTTCAGGCTTACTATGATAATGAAAATTTATTCGTGTCTGGCGTCCCTAAAAAAGTCCAAGTCAAAATCGCTGGCCCAAAAAGCATTGTTCAATCCACCAAGCAAAGTAAGGATTTTGAGCTGTTCATTGATTTAACGGATTTGAGTATTGGAGAACATGTTGTCCAAATTAAGCATAAGAATTTTTCAGATAAGCTAGATGTGACGATTCAGCCTGAAAAAGTGAATGTAACCATTGAAGAAAAGGTATCTGATTACTTTATTGTGGACCCTGAGTTTAATGACAACATGCTAGCGGAAGGGTATCAAGTCGAGGACCTATCCGTTGACCCGCGCCGTGTCAAAATAACAGGTTCAAAAGAAGCTATTAATGAGATTGTTTATGTGAAAGCGACGCTCGATGTGAAGGAAAAAGTCGGTAAAGAAACAACGGGCACAGCTAAAATCAGGGTGCTCGATAACGAATTGAATAAGCTCGATGTCAAAGTAGAGCCAGAAACCGTGCAAGTTTCGATCTCTGTTAAGAACCCGAGCAAAAAAATCAAGCTGAATGTCTTTCCGAAAGGCACTCCACCAAAAGGAGTGACGATCACGGCCATCGAACCAGAAACGGATGAATTAACGATTTATGGGAAAGAATCCATTCTTGATGAGATGGAAGAACTAATGGTACCAATCGATGTGTCCGATGTAACGAAAGATACCACTATTAAGGTACCGATTGAACTAGGCGACGGTTTAAACTTTGCATCGCCGCAATTAGTGAAAGTGAAAGTATCAGTTGAAGGAAGTCCGGAAACTAAACCGGCAGATGAATCCAAGGAAGAGTAA
- the sigW gene encoding RNA polymerase sigma factor SigW: MELIVQRRIKQVLKGDQNAFGEIVELYKDQVYQICFRMLWDRHEAEDAAQEAFIKAFINIHSYDPKKKFATWLYRIATNLCIDRIRKKKPDYHLDAEISGTEGLNMYSQISSTENLPEEEIENLELQGTIQEAILKLPEKYRSVIVLKYIEELQLQEIADVLDLPLGTVKTRVHRGRETLRKYLRNL, encoded by the coding sequence ATGGAGTTAATCGTACAAAGAAGAATAAAGCAAGTATTAAAAGGCGATCAAAATGCCTTTGGAGAGATTGTAGAACTCTATAAAGATCAGGTGTATCAAATCTGTTTTCGAATGCTGTGGGACCGTCATGAGGCGGAGGATGCAGCTCAGGAAGCTTTTATTAAGGCTTTCATTAATATTCACTCCTATGATCCTAAGAAAAAATTTGCGACATGGCTTTATAGAATTGCCACCAATCTTTGTATTGATCGCATTCGTAAAAAAAAGCCGGATTATCATCTTGATGCAGAGATTTCTGGAACAGAAGGGCTCAATATGTATTCTCAAATTTCCTCGACAGAGAATCTTCCTGAAGAAGAAATCGAAAATTTAGAGCTGCAGGGGACGATTCAAGAAGCGATTTTAAAGCTTCCAGAAAAGTATCGTTCGGTCATTGTCTTAAAGTATATTGAAGAACTGCAGCTACAGGAAATTGCAGACGTTTTGGATCTGCCTCTGGGCACTGTGAAAACAAGAGTGCATCGAGGACGTGAAACGCTCCGAAAATATTTACGGAATTTGTAA
- a CDS encoding CPCC family cysteine-rich protein, translating to MKYTCPCCGYKTLDEEPPDTYEICSICFWEDDGVQFRDLDYEGGANIVSLRQAQKNYVKFGACEEDCIEFVRKPKKKDLKDPNWKPLLDKN from the coding sequence GTGAAATATACTTGTCCTTGTTGTGGTTATAAGACATTAGATGAAGAACCACCAGATACATATGAAATTTGTAGTATTTGTTTTTGGGAGGATGACGGAGTTCAATTTCGAGACCTTGACTACGAGGGTGGAGCAAACATTGTTTCATTAAGGCAAGCACAAAAAAACTATGTTAAATTTGGGGCATGTGAAGAAGACTGTATTGAATTTGTAAGAAAGCCTAAGAAAAAAGATTTAAAAGACCCTAATTGGAAGCCGTTATTAGATAAGAATTAG
- the cdaA gene encoding diadenylate cyclase CdaA → MPFSNYFDDFSLLDSLSNILDILLVWFVVYKLLMIIRGTKAVQLLKGIFVIVIIRSVSGLLGLDTLSWLMQQALTWGFLAVIIIFQPEVRRALEQLGRGRLFSRTMSQEDEDQLKMIDALVKSVGYMAKRRIGALISIERETGMNDYIETGIAMNSTISSELLINIFIPNTPLHDGAVIIQKNQISAAGCYLPLSENPFISKELGTRHRAALGVSEVTDSITIVVSEETGAVSIAKNGDLYRELSPEDFKQLLQHDLLTVEKNDFSNRWIWKGRKSNG, encoded by the coding sequence ATGCCGTTTTCAAACTACTTTGATGATTTTTCGTTGTTAGATTCTTTATCTAACATATTAGATATATTGCTTGTATGGTTTGTTGTTTATAAATTGTTAATGATTATAAGAGGTACGAAAGCGGTTCAATTATTAAAGGGAATCTTCGTCATTGTCATCATCAGAAGCGTGAGCGGGTTGCTAGGGCTTGATACGTTAAGCTGGCTTATGCAACAAGCGTTAACATGGGGATTTCTAGCGGTGATTATCATCTTCCAGCCAGAAGTAAGGCGAGCGCTTGAGCAGCTTGGGCGAGGAAGATTGTTTTCTCGAACGATGTCTCAAGAGGATGAAGATCAGCTGAAAATGATCGATGCACTTGTGAAATCAGTTGGTTATATGGCGAAGCGGCGGATCGGTGCTCTCATTTCAATTGAAAGGGAAACTGGTATGAACGATTATATTGAAACGGGGATTGCGATGAATTCAACGATATCATCGGAGTTGTTAATCAATATTTTTATCCCGAATACACCACTTCATGATGGGGCGGTTATTATTCAGAAAAACCAGATTTCAGCGGCAGGCTGCTACTTACCGCTTTCAGAAAATCCTTTTATTTCAAAGGAATTAGGAACGCGTCATAGAGCAGCTTTAGGTGTCAGTGAGGTAACAGATAGTATCACGATTGTTGTTTCTGAGGAAACGGGAGCGGTATCCATCGCCAAAAATGGTGATCTATATCGTGAATTATCCCCTGAAGATTTTAAGCAGCTGTTACAACATGATCTCTTAACCGTTGAAAAAAACGACTTCTCGAACCGGTGGATCTGGAAGGGGAGAAAGAGCAATGGATAA
- a CDS encoding DUF4435 domain-containing protein, whose product MMDEFYDVFFEKQEEEYVKEFVFLSEYDNFSGDIYCICEGQEDKLCYLPKIKGILRKNVNIYEVGGKDNVLEVFKHCEENEGYDLNRIMFIVDRDFDEPIENEKIYELPVYSVENLYVTCDVLKDFVELTIEVNNPKTIEKIIRNYLDREKEFNNIVQKLNICLYITKKLFENPNSEDFIGYEECYLPTIDDNEVNKSIKVNLIKVEKDRGFDSLLENYTFIKHEDIEKMRTVKFSTRNSRAQYKGKYQIYFFLSYIKELIKDMNLGKAKASYRILADKNYGCDIELKDKTLFNILSNYVQLPLCLETYIKKFSSATEENLKFVGNL is encoded by the coding sequence ATGATGGATGAATTTTATGATGTATTTTTTGAAAAACAAGAAGAAGAATATGTAAAAGAGTTTGTATTTTTGAGTGAATATGATAATTTCAGTGGAGATATATATTGTATTTGCGAAGGGCAGGAAGATAAGCTATGCTATCTTCCTAAAATAAAGGGTATTCTAAGGAAAAATGTGAACATTTATGAAGTTGGAGGTAAAGATAACGTACTTGAAGTTTTTAAACATTGTGAAGAAAATGAAGGCTATGATTTAAATAGAATTATGTTTATAGTGGATAGAGATTTTGATGAACCAATAGAAAATGAAAAAATATATGAACTTCCTGTGTACTCAGTAGAAAATTTATATGTTACTTGCGATGTATTAAAAGATTTTGTTGAATTAACGATAGAAGTAAATAATCCAAAAACAATTGAAAAAATAATAAGGAATTATTTAGATAGAGAAAAAGAGTTTAATAATATTGTTCAAAAATTGAATATTTGTCTATATATTACTAAGAAATTATTTGAAAATCCAAACAGTGAAGATTTTATAGGTTATGAAGAATGTTATTTACCTACAATTGATGATAATGAAGTTAACAAGAGCATTAAAGTTAATTTAATAAAGGTGGAGAAAGATAGGGGGTTTGACAGTTTATTAGAAAATTATACTTTTATAAAACACGAAGATATAGAGAAAATGAGAACAGTTAAATTTTCTACAAGGAATTCCAGAGCGCAATATAAAGGGAAATATCAAATTTATTTTTTCCTTTCATATATAAAAGAGTTAATTAAAGATATGAATTTAGGAAAAGCAAAAGCTTCATATAGAATTTTAGCTGATAAAAATTATGGATGTGATATAGAATTAAAAGATAAGACATTGTTTAATATTTTATCTAATTATGTACAATTACCTTTATGTTTGGAAACATACATAAAAAAATTCTCTAGTGCAACAGAAGAAAACTTAAAATTTGTGGGTAATTTATAG
- a CDS encoding AAA family ATPase — MGYIEIKGLFGDRNVSFRFKKPLLILIGENGIGKSTVLGIINNILNKNLDGLREYEFDSITFRISDRTYALNKDDFNSIVNDWEYQEDFINKMTRNRVLLKDLVQETEIPLPRLRRLLNEGEFERILRQRESLHNKGISTPALDFFFDELYSIRDQKHPIINNFFDPIRNYFLGEVLYFPTYRRVEEEAYKLGQGIERGLEKNIIKFGMHDVQKIFKDITDLIRKETINGVQNVMDNLFTELVSEKNLETEYSVVELKNKREDLEIILQRSQDSLPFSMKETLEKIDVILEKEVLTDKEQFILYFISKYLKIYEASKIHDEKINQFIKVCNSYFEDKFFIYDLKEIQIILVSKFDPTKTIELRSLSSGEKQIVSLFAKLYLSGVNKYVLLFDEPELSLSIKWQEKLLNNILETGKCDFMMAVTHSPFIVSKSLKEYTLSFGSTIKRKREFN, encoded by the coding sequence ATGGGTTATATAGAGATTAAAGGTTTGTTTGGAGATAGAAATGTCAGTTTTCGATTTAAAAAACCTTTACTAATATTAATAGGTGAAAATGGAATAGGAAAGTCTACTGTTTTAGGAATTATAAATAATATTTTGAATAAAAATTTAGATGGATTAAGAGAATATGAATTTGATTCAATAACTTTTAGGATATCTGATAGAACCTACGCTCTAAACAAGGATGATTTTAATTCGATAGTAAATGATTGGGAGTATCAAGAAGACTTCATCAATAAAATGACTCGTAATAGAGTTTTATTAAAAGATTTAGTTCAAGAAACGGAAATACCTTTACCTCGTTTAAGAAGATTATTAAACGAAGGAGAATTCGAAAGAATTTTACGTCAAAGAGAGAGTTTGCACAATAAGGGAATTAGTACGCCTGCTTTAGATTTCTTTTTTGATGAATTGTATTCTATAAGAGATCAAAAACATCCCATAATAAATAATTTCTTTGATCCAATTAGAAATTATTTTCTAGGAGAAGTATTATATTTTCCAACATATAGACGAGTTGAGGAAGAAGCATATAAATTAGGGCAAGGGATAGAAAGAGGATTAGAAAAAAATATTATTAAGTTTGGAATGCACGATGTTCAAAAGATATTTAAGGATATTACTGATTTAATTAGAAAAGAAACTATAAACGGTGTACAAAATGTAATGGATAATTTGTTTACAGAGTTAGTTTCTGAAAAAAATTTAGAAACAGAGTATAGTGTAGTTGAATTAAAAAATAAACGTGAAGATTTAGAAATTATTTTACAGCGTTCTCAGGATAGTTTACCGTTTTCTATGAAAGAAACGTTAGAAAAAATTGATGTGATTTTGGAAAAAGAAGTATTAACAGATAAAGAACAGTTTATATTATATTTTATCTCAAAGTATTTAAAAATTTATGAAGCGAGTAAAATTCATGATGAAAAGATAAATCAATTCATTAAAGTATGTAATTCATATTTTGAAGATAAATTTTTTATTTATGATTTAAAAGAAATTCAAATTATATTAGTTTCTAAATTTGATCCTACAAAAACTATAGAATTAAGAAGTTTATCTTCAGGAGAAAAACAAATAGTATCATTATTCGCTAAGTTATATTTAAGTGGAGTAAATAAATACGTATTACTATTTGATGAGCCTGAATTATCGTTATCTATAAAATGGCAAGAAAAATTATTAAATAATATACTCGAAACTGGAAAATGTGATTTTATGATGGCAGTTACCCATTCTCCATTCATTGTTTCTAAAAGTTTAAAAGAATATACACTTTCTTTTGGTTCTACAATAAAAAGAAAGAGAGAGTTTAATTAA
- a CDS encoding iron chaperone produces the protein MEVFAEYLAHIDNPQHRERTEEVLTWVTKKFPNLMPKIAWNQPMFTNHGTFIIGFSVAKHHLAVAPEKAGINQFSEEIVQAGYDHTKQLVRIQWDSPIDFSLLEKIIEFNILDKADCSTFWRK, from the coding sequence ATGGAAGTTTTTGCAGAATATTTAGCGCATATTGATAACCCGCAACATCGGGAGCGAACGGAAGAAGTTTTGACTTGGGTAACTAAGAAATTTCCAAATTTAATGCCGAAAATTGCGTGGAATCAGCCTATGTTTACCAATCACGGCACATTTATTATTGGTTTTAGCGTAGCCAAACATCATTTGGCTGTTGCCCCTGAGAAGGCAGGGATTAATCAATTTTCTGAGGAAATTGTGCAGGCTGGCTATGATCACACCAAGCAGTTGGTACGTATCCAGTGGGATAGTCCGATTGATTTCTCATTACTTGAGAAAATAATCGAGTTTAATATTTTGGATAAGGCAGACTGTTCAACTTTTTGGCGGAAATAA
- the rocF gene encoding arginase: protein MKKKVSIIGVPMDLGQLRRGVDMGPSAIRYAGVCERLQNLSIEVEDCGDIEISRNYSVEDENTNLKNLKAVAEASERLAQKVDQVIETDSFPLVLGGDHSIAIGSLAGISKHYKNLGVIWYDAHGDLNTAETSPSGNIHGMPLAASLGLGHKDLTSLYGYAPKVKPENIVIIGARSLDEGEKELIKEQGIKVYTMHEVDRLGMTTVIEETIAYLKEKTDGVHLSLDLDGLDPNDAPGVGTPVIGGISYRESHLAMELLEESGLITSAEFVEVNPILDEKNKTAAVAVALMGSLFGEKLL, encoded by the coding sequence ATGAAGAAGAAAGTATCAATCATTGGGGTTCCTATGGATCTTGGTCAGCTTCGTAGAGGAGTGGACATGGGACCAAGTGCGATTCGTTACGCAGGTGTCTGTGAACGACTACAAAATTTAAGCATTGAAGTAGAAGACTGTGGAGATATCGAGATCAGCAGAAATTATTCAGTTGAAGATGAGAATACAAATTTAAAGAATTTGAAAGCGGTTGCAGAAGCGAGTGAACGGTTAGCTCAAAAAGTGGATCAAGTCATTGAGACAGATAGCTTTCCTCTTGTTCTTGGTGGGGATCATAGTATTGCGATCGGGTCGCTTGCCGGCATTTCTAAGCATTATAAAAACCTCGGTGTTATTTGGTATGATGCCCATGGTGATTTAAATACAGCTGAGACATCTCCATCTGGAAATATTCATGGTATGCCTTTAGCTGCTAGCTTAGGACTTGGACATAAAGATTTAACTAGCTTATACGGCTATGCACCAAAAGTGAAGCCAGAAAACATTGTCATTATCGGTGCTCGTTCTCTTGATGAAGGGGAAAAGGAACTGATTAAAGAGCAAGGCATCAAAGTGTATACGATGCATGAAGTGGATCGTCTTGGAATGACGACAGTAATTGAAGAGACGATCGCGTATTTGAAAGAAAAAACGGATGGTGTTCATCTGTCTTTGGATCTTGACGGACTAGATCCTAACGATGCACCAGGTGTGGGCACGCCAGTAATTGGTGGAATTAGCTATCGCGAGAGCCATTTAGCCATGGAATTGTTAGAAGAGAGCGGATTAATTACTTCGGCTGAATTTGTTGAAGTAAATCCAATCCTTGATGAAAAAAATAAAACAGCTGCCGTAGCAGTTGCTTTAATGGGTTCACTATTTGGAGAAAAATTATTATAA